A section of the Candidatus Omnitrophota bacterium genome encodes:
- a CDS encoding rubrerythrin family protein → MSASIKGTKTEKNLLKAFAGESQARNRYTYFASAAKKEGFEQIANIFTETAENEKEHAKVFFKHLEGGDVEITATYPAGMIKDTKTNLEEAAAGENMEWTTLYSDFAKTARDEGFPEVARSFEQISKVEKYHESRYRKLINNIVNGEVFKKKETVKWHCINCGYVVEGEAAPKECPACKHPQAYFEVLAENY, encoded by the coding sequence ATGTCAGCTTCAATTAAAGGGACTAAAACCGAAAAGAATCTTTTAAAGGCTTTTGCCGGAGAATCTCAAGCTCGTAATAGGTATACTTATTTTGCTTCTGCTGCAAAAAAAGAGGGTTTTGAGCAGATTGCCAATATATTCACTGAAACTGCGGAAAACGAGAAAGAACACGCTAAGGTTTTTTTTAAGCATCTTGAGGGCGGAGATGTAGAGATTACTGCAACTTACCCTGCAGGCATGATTAAGGATACTAAAACTAACCTCGAAGAGGCTGCTGCCGGAGAGAATATGGAGTGGACAACTCTTTATTCAGATTTTGCAAAAACAGCACGTGATGAGGGCTTCCCTGAAGTGGCGCGTTCTTTTGAGCAGATTTCAAAGGTTGAGAAATACCATGAATCAAGATACAGAAAATTAATTAATAATATTGTTAATGGTGAAGTGTTTAAGAAGAAAGAAACAGTAAAATGGCATTGTATTAATTGTGGTTATGTAGTAGAAGGGGAGGCAGCTCCTAAAGAATGCCCTGCTTGTAAACATCCTCAAGCGTATTTTGAAGTTCTTGCTGAGAATTATTGA
- a CDS encoding carbohydrate porin, producing the protein MKARLMKLVTVFVFQSFFLLVVFSSVFAQAVSDDISALKNEVDSLRKECQQYKELNSKLESRLEQLEKRINAVQPNLTASSVCKIQSSRDCISPQPPAPARSVSGGEERQGPFGLSNDDILKITKGFEFGGFYRAGYGTNARGGKMGAFQAPLAPAKYRLGNEQDTYLEAIFAQNNWNPDPTGVAFRTQMRVSYQTQQNKSEDNTNSVCLRELYAQMGNFIDSDPDLKVWAGERFYRLPELDLNDFWWYDLSGYGGGFEDIRVGNLGKLDIAYIGYSDKDVNLSTNHGRIEKNNLSAILKQVKVPGGFGTFWINGGYIKGGSYQSTTYPSVPGVDFGFMHNTPDDTNNNQFAFQAGFGACTSLSAGGNIPTATNDKNSWTIRLTDMLTRRINNRLSLQADGVYQFTDTGFATNSKQIWGSFGIRPVIGITKHLALEIEPGIDYINSPRNNYDTFLMKFTTALRLAPGTDIGSHPRFRLYATYGRWGDDFKGVPIGGEGYRDKTNGLNFGVQAEHWW; encoded by the coding sequence ATGAAAGCACGCTTAATGAAATTGGTAACTGTTTTTGTATTCCAGTCCTTTTTTCTCCTCGTAGTTTTCTCGTCAGTTTTCGCGCAAGCCGTATCAGATGATATCTCAGCTTTAAAAAATGAAGTTGATTCCCTGCGAAAAGAATGCCAGCAGTATAAGGAGCTAAACTCTAAATTAGAGTCACGCCTTGAACAGCTGGAAAAAAGAATAAATGCTGTGCAGCCTAACCTAACAGCATCTTCTGTCTGTAAGATACAAAGCTCCAGAGATTGTATATCTCCTCAGCCTCCGGCTCCTGCAAGAAGCGTAAGCGGGGGAGAAGAAAGGCAAGGCCCTTTTGGATTATCTAACGATGATATTTTAAAGATTACAAAAGGATTTGAATTTGGAGGCTTTTACAGGGCTGGCTATGGAACTAACGCCCGCGGTGGAAAAATGGGAGCATTCCAGGCTCCATTAGCACCTGCAAAATACAGGTTAGGCAATGAACAGGATACCTACTTAGAAGCAATATTCGCGCAAAACAACTGGAATCCGGACCCCACTGGAGTTGCATTCCGGACCCAGATGCGTGTTTCCTACCAAACGCAGCAGAATAAATCAGAAGATAATACCAATAGCGTATGTTTGCGCGAATTATATGCGCAGATGGGGAATTTCATTGATAGCGATCCCGATTTGAAGGTTTGGGCTGGAGAAAGATTCTACCGTCTTCCGGAATTAGACCTTAATGATTTTTGGTGGTATGACTTAAGCGGTTACGGCGGAGGTTTTGAAGATATCAGGGTAGGCAATTTAGGAAAATTGGATATCGCTTATATCGGATATTCTGATAAAGACGTTAATCTTTCAACTAACCATGGAAGAATTGAAAAGAATAATTTAAGCGCAATTCTTAAACAAGTTAAAGTCCCCGGAGGATTTGGTACATTTTGGATTAATGGTGGCTATATTAAAGGAGGTAGCTACCAGAGTACCACTTATCCAAGCGTACCGGGAGTTGATTTTGGTTTTATGCATAATACTCCCGATGATACTAATAATAACCAGTTTGCTTTTCAGGCAGGTTTTGGTGCTTGTACCTCTTTATCAGCAGGAGGCAATATTCCGACAGCGACCAATGATAAGAATTCATGGACAATCCGGCTTACAGATATGTTAACCAGAAGGATTAATAACAGGCTTTCTTTGCAGGCAGATGGTGTTTACCAATTTACTGATACCGGTTTTGCCACAAACTCAAAGCAAATCTGGGGGAGCTTTGGTATTAGGCCGGTTATCGGAATTACAAAACATTTGGCCTTAGAAATTGAGCCGGGTATTGATTACATCAATTCTCCAAGAAATAATTATGATACTTTTCTTATGAAGTTTACTACTGCTCTTCGCCTTGCTCCGGGAACTGATATTGGAAGCCATCCGAGGTTTAGGCTCTATGCGACTTATGGCAGATGGGGAGATGATTTTAAGGGAGTTCCCATAGGAGGGGAAGGTTACCGTGATAAAACAAATGGTTTAAATTTTGGAGTTCAGGCAGAGCATTGGTGGTAA
- the chvE gene encoding sugar ABC transporter substrate-binding protein — MRRFVGLLFVSLFFVLAANNLVWAKQMRIGVSLPTQRDERWVRDADKMREIAKAENIQLLLQVSDNDASKQMSQCENLLAQGIDILILAPHDATSAAAIVDNARAAGIKVISYDRLVLNADVNLYISFNNLQVGRLQGEYLTKMVPKGNYAIFGGAPTDNNAKLFKQGAMEIIKPFVDKGDVKIVMEQWITDWQPTVAMNLMQNALTMSNNKIDGVLAPNDNTAGGIIQALTQVGLAGKVPVTGQDAELTGAQRIVKGTQAMTVFKDTRALATEAIHAAIKMVNGQDPGITSHVSNNKLEVPSILLTPIVVDKNNIDEVLINSGYLKKADVYKK, encoded by the coding sequence ATGCGTAGATTTGTAGGTTTGTTATTTGTTAGTTTATTTTTTGTATTAGCAGCGAATAATCTGGTTTGGGCAAAGCAAATGCGTATCGGTGTTTCACTTCCTACGCAAAGAGATGAAAGATGGGTAAGAGATGCTGATAAAATGCGGGAGATTGCTAAAGCAGAAAATATCCAGCTTCTTTTACAGGTTTCAGATAATGATGCTTCAAAACAAATGTCGCAATGCGAGAATCTGCTTGCTCAAGGAATTGATATTTTAATCTTAGCTCCTCATGATGCAACTAGTGCCGCGGCTATCGTGGATAATGCGCGCGCAGCAGGTATAAAAGTTATCTCTTATGATCGTTTAGTTTTAAATGCCGATGTTAACCTTTATATTTCTTTTAATAACTTGCAGGTTGGCCGGCTTCAGGGAGAGTATCTTACAAAAATGGTGCCTAAAGGAAATTATGCCATTTTTGGCGGAGCTCCAACTGATAACAATGCTAAATTATTTAAACAAGGGGCAATGGAAATTATAAAGCCTTTTGTTGATAAAGGGGATGTTAAAATAGTAATGGAGCAATGGATTACTGATTGGCAGCCGACAGTTGCAATGAATTTAATGCAGAATGCGCTTACTATGTCTAATAATAAAATTGACGGAGTTTTAGCGCCTAACGATAATACGGCAGGAGGCATTATTCAGGCTTTAACGCAGGTCGGCTTAGCAGGCAAGGTTCCTGTTACTGGCCAGGATGCGGAGCTTACCGGAGCACAAAGGATTGTTAAAGGAACCCAGGCAATGACTGTTTTTAAAGATACTCGCGCTTTAGCTACAGAGGCAATTCATGCCGCAATAAAAATGGTTAATGGGCAGGACCCCGGTATAACTTCGCACGTCAGTAATAATAAACTTGAAGTTCCTTCAATTTTACTTACACCTATTGTAGTTGATAAGAATAATATTGATGAAGTCTTGATTAATAGCGGATATTTAAAGAAAGCAGACGTTTATAAAAAATAG
- a CDS encoding xylose ABC transporter ATP-binding protein, with amino-acid sequence MSEYILEMRGINKDFPGVRALDNVTFSVRTGEIHALVGENGAGKSTLMKILSGVYPAGTYGGDIIIDGKEQLFRATKDSESRGVAIIYQELALVRQMSIAENIFLGDEIAKYGVINWDVSYVKSREVLILVGLNVNPALPISYLGVGEQQLVAIAKALSKNAKILVLDEPTASLSEGEAEKLLGILKNLKEKGVTCIYISHRLKEVFNIADRITILRDGKTVATHNKTDLNENKLIALMVGRELTNIYPRKSHALDGVLLEIKNWTVFDPAINKTIADVNLTLRKGEVLGITGLVGAGRTELMMSLFNVWGRVISGKIFLEGKQLRLRDARDAINAGISLASEDRKRFGLVLEEDVKKNISLASLERISNHSIVNQNEEVRSAEQYVTELKIKTPSIEQKAGNLSGGNQQKVVIGKWLMTLPKVLILDEPTRGIDVGAKSEIYNIINELVDKGVGVIVISSDLPEVLGISDRVLIMHEGRFSGELMIEEATQEKIMFFATGGSYSHGER; translated from the coding sequence ATGAGCGAGTACATCTTAGAAATGAGGGGAATTAATAAAGATTTCCCCGGGGTAAGAGCGCTGGATAATGTTACGTTTAGCGTTCGGACCGGAGAGATCCATGCTCTTGTCGGTGAGAATGGTGCTGGGAAATCTACACTCATGAAAATTTTAAGCGGGGTGTATCCTGCTGGAACTTATGGCGGGGATATTATTATTGATGGTAAAGAGCAGTTATTTAGGGCTACCAAAGACAGTGAATCCAGAGGAGTTGCCATTATATATCAGGAACTTGCTCTTGTCAGGCAAATGAGCATTGCGGAGAATATATTTTTAGGAGATGAAATTGCAAAGTATGGAGTTATCAATTGGGATGTTTCTTATGTCAAGTCGCGCGAGGTGTTAATCCTTGTTGGGCTCAATGTAAATCCAGCGCTTCCAATTTCATATTTAGGCGTAGGTGAGCAGCAGTTAGTTGCAATTGCAAAAGCATTGTCTAAGAATGCAAAGATTCTTGTGTTGGATGAGCCAACCGCATCATTATCCGAAGGAGAAGCTGAAAAGTTATTAGGGATTTTGAAGAATTTAAAAGAAAAAGGGGTAACTTGTATTTATATTTCACACAGGTTAAAAGAAGTTTTTAATATCGCTGACCGGATTACTATTTTGCGTGATGGCAAAACAGTAGCAACGCATAATAAAACTGATCTAAATGAGAATAAATTAATTGCGTTAATGGTTGGCAGGGAGTTAACTAATATTTATCCGCGCAAGTCTCATGCTTTGGATGGAGTGCTTCTTGAAATAAAGAATTGGACAGTATTTGATCCAGCGATTAATAAAACAATCGCTGATGTTAATCTAACTTTACGAAAAGGTGAGGTATTGGGTATTACCGGCTTGGTAGGAGCAGGGCGCACAGAATTGATGATGAGCTTGTTTAATGTTTGGGGGCGTGTAATTTCCGGTAAGATCTTTCTTGAGGGTAAGCAGTTAAGATTGCGCGACGCAAGAGACGCGATAAACGCAGGGATAAGCCTTGCTTCAGAAGATAGGAAGCGTTTTGGGCTTGTGCTTGAGGAAGATGTAAAAAAGAATATTTCGCTAGCCAGCCTTGAGAGAATATCTAATCATAGCATCGTTAATCAGAATGAAGAGGTGAGGTCTGCCGAGCAATATGTAACCGAATTAAAGATCAAGACTCCTTCTATTGAGCAGAAAGCGGGAAATTTAAGCGGCGGAAATCAGCAAAAAGTTGTCATCGGCAAATGGCTGATGACGTTGCCTAAAGTATTAATACTTGATGAGCCTACCCGCGGCATTGACGTGGGGGCCAAGTCCGAAATATATAACATTATCAATGAATTAGTGGATAAGGGCGTTGGAGTCATTGTTATTTCTTCGGATCTTCCGGAGGTTTTAGGGATAAGTGACCGGGTTTTGATCATGCATGAAGGTAGGTTTAGCGGAGAGCTTATGATTGAAGAAGCAACGCAGGAAAAAATAATGTTTTTTGCTACAGGAGGAAGTTATAGCCATGGAGAAAGATAA
- the gguB gene encoding sugar ABC transporter permease: MEKDKKTYLKTLFSGNIRQYTMLIALIGIWLIFSVLTKGVFISPRNLSNLFLQSVAVAIVAVGMTFIIVTRNIDLSVGSVAAFTGAVAAFLQVKLGWPTGFALLASVLSGLLIGVWHGFWSGYRLVPSFIVTLASMMIFRGAVLGITKGETIAPLSDTFRLIGQHYLSHKFSIAVGVLTIICFIIYDLNRRRQRVKYGFAVSSIFRQSLRILFVVAAIVAFFTILISNRGVPYSVLLLMLLAFIFHFIAKNTVFGRQLYAIGGNPDAATLSGVNINKKIMFMFMIFGVITAVSGIVLTSRLNAATTSAGQGMELDVIAAVVIGGTSLLGGEGTVLGSVIGALIMASLDNGMSLMDTEITYQYIIKGMILLLAVWMDIATKKRT; encoded by the coding sequence ATGGAGAAAGATAAGAAGACATATCTAAAAACGCTTTTTTCCGGAAATATCAGGCAATATACAATGCTTATAGCTCTTATTGGTATCTGGCTGATTTTTTCCGTTCTTACCAAGGGAGTTTTTATTTCTCCGCGTAATCTTTCCAATTTGTTTTTGCAGTCAGTTGCTGTGGCTATTGTTGCTGTCGGGATGACTTTTATAATTGTAACAAGAAATATTGATTTATCTGTTGGTTCTGTTGCGGCATTTACCGGAGCGGTAGCTGCTTTCTTGCAGGTAAAGCTCGGTTGGCCCACGGGATTTGCCCTACTTGCTTCGGTTTTGTCGGGTTTGCTCATCGGCGTTTGGCATGGTTTCTGGTCGGGATACCGGCTTGTTCCTTCATTTATCGTTACTTTGGCTAGTATGATGATTTTTCGCGGTGCGGTTTTAGGGATTACTAAAGGTGAAACCATCGCCCCGCTTTCCGATACTTTTAGGCTTATCGGCCAGCATTATCTTTCGCATAAGTTTAGTATTGCCGTAGGAGTATTGACAATAATTTGTTTTATAATTTATGATTTGAACCGCAGGAGGCAGAGAGTTAAATATGGTTTTGCGGTTTCTTCAATATTCCGTCAAAGCTTAAGAATATTATTTGTTGTGGCAGCGATTGTAGCATTTTTTACTATTCTTATCTCAAACCGTGGAGTTCCTTACTCAGTTTTGTTGCTTATGCTTTTAGCTTTTATCTTCCATTTTATTGCCAAGAATACAGTCTTTGGCAGGCAGCTTTATGCAATAGGAGGAAACCCTGACGCAGCTACTCTTTCAGGTGTTAATATTAATAAAAAAATCATGTTCATGTTTATGATTTTTGGAGTAATAACCGCTGTTTCAGGGATTGTTTTGACTTCTCGTCTTAACGCAGCTACAACTTCTGCCGGACAAGGCATGGAATTGGATGTGATTGCTGCAGTTGTTATCGGAGGCACAAGCCTTTTAGGCGGAGAGGGCACGGTTTTAGGTTCGGTAATTGGAGCTCTCATTATGGCCAGCCTTGATAATGGGATGAGCCTTATGGATACTGAAATTACCTACCAGTATATAATCAAGGGCATGATTCTTCTTTTGGCTGTTTGGATGGATATTGCTACAAAAAAAAGAACATAA
- a CDS encoding PilZ domain-containing protein, with the protein MAKEVRERRKYPRASLKYKINIICEGTVVSGRPKDYIFHAYTENLSEGGIRVILEKELSKASIVRLELFITSKKTAPIVSDGLVIWTKKVNPDGTKPDLFNTGIQFIGLGEIEQKIIRGVVQHCLQQE; encoded by the coding sequence ATGGCTAAAGAGGTAAGAGAGCGTAGAAAATACCCAAGGGCTAGTTTAAAATATAAGATAAATATTATCTGCGAAGGAACGGTTGTTTCAGGCAGGCCGAAGGATTACATATTCCATGCTTATACCGAGAATTTGAGCGAAGGGGGCATAAGGGTAATCTTAGAAAAGGAATTAAGCAAAGCTTCTATAGTAAGGTTAGAATTATTTATTACAAGTAAAAAGACTGCTCCGATTGTTTCGGATGGGCTTGTAATATGGACTAAAAAAGTAAATCCTGATGGCACTAAACCGGATTTATTTAATACAGGCATACAGTTTATTGGCCTTGGTGAGATTGAGCAGAAGATTATACGTGGAGTAGTCCAGCATTGCCTTCAGCAGGAATGA
- a CDS encoding DUF2062 domain-containing protein codes for MKWKIKKVLVKLLRLNNTPHEIALGVALGVFIAIMPLYGLHTVMVVIAAILVKKSNKIAILLGTNISLPPTVPFITWAGYEIGKFILRDDLPSLAWSDFKGITFKKIADLYPPLFLGSIVLGLVCAVIFYFLTYFIIKSVMKRRYNKKQGGLNG; via the coding sequence TTGAAGTGGAAGATTAAGAAGGTTTTAGTTAAGTTACTGCGGTTAAATAACACCCCGCATGAAATTGCACTCGGAGTTGCGCTTGGAGTTTTTATCGCAATAATGCCGCTTTATGGCTTGCATACGGTAATGGTTGTTATCGCGGCAATCCTTGTCAAGAAATCTAACAAAATTGCGATTTTGCTTGGGACGAATATTTCTCTTCCTCCAACAGTTCCTTTTATTACTTGGGCAGGGTATGAGATTGGGAAGTTTATTTTAAGAGACGACTTGCCTTCCTTGGCATGGTCTGATTTTAAGGGCATTACTTTCAAAAAAATAGCCGATCTTTATCCGCCTTTATTTTTAGGTAGCATAGTCTTAGGATTGGTTTGCGCGGTGATTTTTTATTTTCTGACTTATTTTATCATTAAAAGCGTTATGAAAAGAAGATACAACAAAAAACAAGGAGGGTTGAATGGGTAG
- a CDS encoding response regulator has translation MKTILVAEDDPINMQLTSDYLQFNGFNVLKCSDGKDALEALKQTTPDLIILDMNMPGLNGFEVFKLIKQDNSLKGIKVVAVSASVMKEDEKKVRLAGFDDFIPKPYDLKSFLVKIKNLSGE, from the coding sequence ATGAAGACAATACTGGTTGCAGAAGATGACCCGATTAATATGCAGCTAACCTCTGATTATCTCCAGTTTAACGGGTTTAATGTTTTAAAATGCTCAGATGGCAAGGATGCCTTGGAGGCTCTAAAACAAACTACTCCAGACCTTATAATCCTTGATATGAATATGCCTGGATTAAACGGGTTTGAAGTTTTTAAATTGATTAAGCAGGATAACTCGTTAAAGGGTATTAAGGTTGTTGCAGTTTCCGCTTCGGTAATGAAAGAAGATGAGAAAAAAGTAAGGCTTGCAGGTTTTGATGATTTTATTCCGAAGCCTTATGATTTAAAGAGTTTCCTTGTTAAAATTAAAAATCTCTCCGGAGAGTAA
- a CDS encoding PAS domain-containing sensor histidine kinase yields the protein MWGNQKSKLQIEKDYRTLVEDANSIILRMDVKGNITFFNNFAQKFFGFKEEDILGKNVIGSIVPLKDTSGQDLTKMIDDIMIHPERYVNNENENMLSNGSRVWIAWTNRAIVDSNKRLKEILCIGNDITRLKEAEVEILNAKEAAEAANKTKSAFLANMSHELRTPLNGVIGFSEMMKDQVIGPVNEKQKEYLGLINESGKHLLSLINDILDLSKVEAGKMELDLSEFDLKELLKNSSLFVKDKMREHQINFSETINDDIGLIVADERKIKQIIFNLFSNALKFTPDGRNIGIEAKKTNENEVLACVWDNGIGIEEKDKKKVFSEFEQIDSEYSRKYSGTGLGMPLSKKFVEMHGGKMWFESEGKDKGTKFYFTLPVKK from the coding sequence ATGTGGGGAAATCAAAAAAGTAAATTGCAAATTGAAAAGGACTATCGTACCCTTGTTGAGGACGCGAATAGCATTATTTTGCGAATGGACGTGAAAGGAAATATTACTTTCTTTAATAATTTTGCGCAGAAATTCTTCGGGTTTAAAGAAGAAGATATCTTGGGGAAAAACGTGATAGGTTCGATTGTCCCTTTGAAGGATACATCCGGGCAGGACCTTACAAAAATGATTGACGATATAATGATCCATCCTGAGCGCTACGTTAATAACGAGAATGAAAATATGCTTTCAAACGGCAGCCGGGTTTGGATTGCTTGGACTAATAGGGCTATTGTTGATAGTAATAAGCGCCTTAAAGAAATACTCTGCATTGGAAATGATATTACGAGGCTTAAAGAGGCAGAGGTAGAAATATTAAACGCGAAAGAAGCAGCAGAGGCGGCAAATAAGACAAAGAGCGCATTTTTAGCGAATATGTCGCACGAATTAAGGACCCCGCTTAATGGGGTAATCGGTTTTTCAGAAATGATGAAGGATCAGGTGATCGGCCCGGTTAATGAAAAACAGAAGGAGTATCTTGGTTTAATTAACGAGAGTGGCAAGCATCTTCTTTCTTTGATAAACGATATTCTTGATTTGTCTAAAGTTGAAGCAGGCAAGATGGAGCTGGATTTAAGTGAATTTGATTTAAAAGAGCTTCTCAAGAACAGTTCTCTATTTGTAAAAGATAAAATGAGGGAGCATCAGATTAATTTTTCTGAAACCATTAATGATGATATCGGATTAATTGTTGCTGATGAGAGGAAAATTAAGCAAATAATATTCAATCTTTTCTCCAATGCATTGAAGTTTACTCCGGATGGGCGCAATATTGGTATTGAAGCCAAAAAGACCAATGAGAATGAAGTCTTAGCTTGTGTATGGGATAATGGTATAGGCATTGAAGAAAAAGACAAGAAAAAAGTTTTCTCGGAATTTGAGCAGATAGACAGTGAATATTCACGTAAATATTCTGGAACCGGTTTAGGTATGCCTTTAAGCAAAAAGTTCGTTGAGATGCATGGTGGAAAGATGTGGTTTGAGAGTGAAGGTAAAGACAAAGGAACAAAGTTTTATTTTACCCTGCCAGTTAAAAAATAA
- a CDS encoding bifunctional methionine sulfoxide reductase B/A protein, translating into MNNKVVKTALLLLVFLLGGHMKDFAKDIEKVKIFDAATGEVREVEKVVKTDAEWRKILTPEQFKITRLKETEKPFSGTCPIPKKGEEGVYQCVCCGTDLFKVGSKFESGTGWPSFWEVVSDLNVKTQSDDSFGMHRVEVLCARCDAHLGHVFDDGPPPTGKRYCINSVALKFKKIDKHKADKTELATFAAGCFWGVEASFRGVNGVKEVISGYTGGKLRNPTYEDVCTNKTGHAESVQIEYNPKVVSYEDLLNVFWSIHDPTTLNKQGPDIGSQYRSVIFYHTPEQEKLAKEAKKKLEESKKFKGRIVTEIIPAGDFFKAEEYHQRYYEKHGLKPACQLPTKR; encoded by the coding sequence ATGAATAATAAAGTCGTGAAAACCGCTTTATTACTGCTTGTTTTTTTATTAGGAGGGCATATGAAAGATTTTGCTAAAGATATAGAGAAGGTTAAAATCTTTGATGCCGCAACGGGAGAGGTTAGAGAGGTTGAGAAAGTCGTGAAAACTGATGCTGAATGGAGGAAGATTTTAACTCCTGAGCAGTTTAAAATTACGAGGCTTAAAGAGACAGAAAAGCCCTTTAGTGGCACTTGCCCGATTCCTAAAAAGGGCGAAGAAGGGGTGTATCAGTGTGTTTGTTGCGGGACGGATTTATTTAAAGTGGGTTCAAAATTTGAATCTGGTACTGGTTGGCCTTCTTTCTGGGAAGTGGTTTCAGATTTAAATGTCAAAACACAATCCGATGATAGTTTTGGTATGCATAGGGTTGAAGTTTTATGTGCAAGATGCGATGCACATTTAGGCCATGTTTTTGATGATGGGCCTCCTCCAACAGGTAAGCGTTATTGTATTAATTCGGTTGCCCTTAAGTTTAAAAAAATAGATAAACACAAAGCCGATAAAACGGAATTAGCTACATTTGCAGCTGGTTGTTTTTGGGGAGTAGAAGCGTCTTTTAGGGGAGTAAATGGAGTTAAGGAAGTAATTTCCGGATATACAGGAGGAAAATTAAGAAATCCTACCTATGAAGATGTGTGCACTAATAAAACCGGGCATGCGGAGTCGGTGCAGATAGAATACAATCCTAAGGTTGTTTCATATGAGGATTTGTTGAATGTTTTTTGGAGTATACACGATCCAACTACTCTTAATAAGCAAGGCCCGGACATCGGCAGCCAGTATCGTTCGGTGATTTTTTATCATACCCCGGAGCAGGAAAAATTAGCAAAGGAAGCTAAGAAAAAACTTGAAGAATCAAAGAAATTTAAAGGTAGGATTGTGACTGAAATTATTCCCGCTGGCGATTTTTTCAAAGCAGAAGAATATCACCAGCGTTATTATGAAAAACACGGATTAAAACCAGCTTGTCAATTACCCACAAAGAGGTAG
- a CDS encoding cobalamin-binding protein, whose protein sequence is MKKLLILLIPLVFLVSKAQAGERYISLAPSTTEILFALGLESEIVGVSTFCNYPPEAKNKEKVGDFSYPNLEKIASLNPDYVFCTGLEQAPVINELKRLKLNFYVADPVNIQELFETINDIGKITGKHNEAAKLIEKMKSEVDGVIAQSKNIPQEKRLGVFVEIWHEPLMTAGKGSLVDELITLAGGINIAHDVPRPYCIFSAEKVISFNPQCIILAYMDKESPIKLVESRFGWKNIDAVKNKRVFNDIDPDLFLRPGPRITIGLKALFNKLYPNEKN, encoded by the coding sequence ATGAAGAAGCTATTAATATTATTGATTCCGTTGGTTTTTTTAGTATCAAAGGCACAAGCTGGAGAAAGATATATTTCTCTAGCGCCTTCAACAACAGAAATTCTTTTTGCGCTTGGCCTTGAATCAGAAATCGTTGGAGTAAGCACTTTTTGCAATTATCCTCCGGAGGCTAAGAATAAAGAAAAGGTAGGAGATTTTAGTTATCCTAATCTGGAAAAAATAGCTTCTTTAAATCCGGATTATGTTTTTTGCACCGGATTAGAACAGGCACCGGTTATTAATGAATTAAAAAGGCTAAAATTAAATTTTTATGTTGCTGATCCGGTAAATATTCAGGAGCTTTTTGAAACGATTAACGATATCGGTAAAATTACGGGAAAGCATAATGAAGCAGCTAAGCTGATTGAGAAAATGAAATCTGAAGTTGATGGGGTGATTGCTCAATCAAAGAATATCCCGCAGGAAAAGAGGCTCGGAGTTTTTGTTGAGATTTGGCATGAACCGCTTATGACCGCGGGGAAAGGCTCCTTAGTTGACGAATTAATTACGCTTGCAGGTGGAATTAATATTGCGCATGATGTACCGCGGCCATATTGTATTTTTAGTGCTGAGAAAGTAATTAGTTTTAATCCCCAATGCATTATATTGGCTTACATGGATAAAGAATCCCCGATAAAACTTGTTGAATCGCGGTTTGGCTGGAAGAATATAGATGCTGTTAAGAATAAAAGAGTGTTTAATGACATTGACCCAGATTTATTCCTGCGGCCCGGCCCAAGGATTACTATTGGCTTAAAAGCTTTGTTTAATAAATTATATCCCAATGAAAAAAATTAA